One segment of Thermoanaerobacter kivui DNA contains the following:
- a CDS encoding serine hydroxymethyltransferase, with the protein MDLEIIRKTDPEIAVVIEKELMRQRNKIELIASENFVSKAVMEAMGTPLTNKYAEGYPGKRYYGGCEYVDMAEELARERLKKLFGAEHANVQPHSGAQANMAAYFALINPGDTVLGMNLAHGGHLTHGSKVNFSGQIYNFVSYGVREDTGYIDYDEVERLAKEHKPKLIVAGASAYPRIIDFKKFREIADSVGAYLMVDMAHIAGLVAAGLHPNPVPYADVVTTTTHKTLRGPRGGAILCKEEHAKAIDKALFPGTQGGPLMHIIAAKAVCFKEALSDEFKEYQKRVVENAKALANALMERGINLVSGGTDNHLMLLDLRNISITGKELERRLDDVNITCNKNAIPFDPLGPNVTSGVRLGTPAVTTRGMNTEDMVEIADIIVNVIKDENYKEKARERVANLLKKYPLYE; encoded by the coding sequence ATGGACCTTGAGATTATCAGAAAAACTGACCCAGAAATTGCAGTCGTAATTGAGAAAGAACTTATGAGGCAAAGAAATAAGATTGAGCTTATAGCTTCCGAAAATTTTGTAAGCAAGGCGGTAATGGAAGCAATGGGGACGCCACTTACAAATAAATATGCTGAAGGATATCCTGGCAAAAGGTATTACGGCGGCTGTGAATACGTGGATATGGCGGAAGAGCTTGCGAGGGAGAGGCTTAAAAAGTTATTTGGCGCCGAACACGCAAACGTGCAGCCTCATTCTGGTGCCCAAGCAAATATGGCTGCATATTTTGCACTTATAAATCCTGGGGATACCGTTTTGGGTATGAATCTGGCACATGGTGGACATCTCACCCATGGAAGTAAAGTGAATTTTTCAGGGCAAATTTACAATTTTGTATCTTATGGTGTAAGAGAAGATACTGGATATATAGATTATGACGAGGTAGAAAGGCTTGCAAAAGAACATAAACCTAAATTGATTGTTGCTGGTGCCAGTGCTTATCCGCGAATAATTGATTTTAAGAAATTTAGAGAAATTGCCGACAGTGTTGGGGCGTATCTTATGGTAGATATGGCACATATAGCCGGTCTTGTGGCAGCAGGCCTTCATCCAAATCCAGTTCCTTACGCAGATGTGGTGACAACTACAACTCATAAGACACTGAGGGGACCGAGAGGAGGAGCTATTCTCTGTAAAGAAGAACACGCAAAGGCGATAGACAAGGCTCTTTTTCCGGGAACACAAGGTGGGCCTTTGATGCACATAATAGCGGCAAAGGCAGTTTGCTTTAAAGAGGCTCTTTCTGATGAATTCAAGGAGTATCAAAAGAGGGTCGTTGAAAATGCAAAAGCATTGGCAAATGCTTTGATGGAAAGAGGAATAAACTTAGTATCAGGTGGAACTGACAATCACTTGATGCTGTTAGATTTGAGAAATATTAGTATTACAGGCAAAGAATTAGAGAGAAGGTTAGATGATGTAAATATCACATGCAATAAAAACGCCATACCATTTGACCCACTTGGACCAAATGTTACCTCTGGTGTAAGGCTTGGAACTCCTGCCGTAACCACAAGAGGTATGAATACAGAAGATATGGTTGAGATTGCAGATATAATAGTCAACGTCATAAAAGATGAGAATTATAAAGAGAAAGCAAGAGAAAGAGTGGCAAATCTATTAAAGAAATATCCTTTGTATGAATGA
- a CDS encoding dipeptidase, whose protein sequence is MFVDFHCDTLYRLVEKDTDFTKRGLEGHVDLPRMIEGQVHLQVFAAFGVPKHMRKNAATMVLKMIDKMYEIIEKTGKFKLILKGEDIDKAKEEGKIGALLSIEGGEALEGEIALLRMFYRLGVRALTLTWSLRNDLGDGVEGVEEGGLTSLGEEVVREMNRLGMIVDVSHLNEKGFWDVIDISKKPIIASHSDCKALCPHKRNLTDEQIKAIAQKGGVIGINFAPQFLREDGKATIEDVLNHIDHICELVGEDYIGFGSDFDGISSTPEGLSDISYFPLILEGLKKRGYTQEQIDKISHKNFENLIKKILV, encoded by the coding sequence ATGTTTGTAGATTTTCACTGCGATACTCTTTACAGATTGGTAGAAAAAGATACAGATTTTACTAAAAGGGGTTTGGAAGGGCATGTGGACTTGCCGCGAATGATTGAAGGGCAAGTACATCTACAAGTATTTGCTGCATTTGGAGTTCCAAAACATATGAGAAAAAATGCTGCAACAATGGTTTTAAAAATGATTGACAAGATGTATGAAATAATTGAAAAGACAGGTAAATTTAAGTTAATATTAAAGGGAGAAGACATAGATAAAGCCAAGGAAGAGGGAAAAATTGGTGCATTACTTTCTATAGAAGGAGGAGAGGCTTTAGAAGGGGAGATTGCGCTTCTTAGGATGTTTTACAGACTTGGGGTCAGAGCTCTTACTTTGACTTGGAGTTTGAGGAATGACTTGGGAGATGGAGTAGAAGGTGTGGAGGAAGGAGGGCTTACCTCTTTGGGAGAAGAAGTTGTAAGAGAAATGAATAGACTAGGAATGATTGTAGATGTATCTCATCTTAACGAAAAAGGATTTTGGGATGTAATTGATATAAGCAAAAAGCCAATTATAGCTTCTCACTCTGATTGCAAGGCATTGTGCCCTCATAAAAGGAATTTGACAGACGAGCAGATAAAGGCTATAGCACAAAAAGGTGGAGTTATAGGAATAAATTTTGCACCGCAATTTTTAAGGGAGGATGGAAAAGCTACAATAGAAGATGTTTTGAATCATATAGACCATATATGTGAATTAGTAGGAGAAGATTATATTGGTTTTGGGTCTGACTTTGATGGAATTAGTAGCACTCCTGAAGGACTAAGTGATATATCTTATTTTCCTCTAATTTTGGAAGGATTAAAAAAAAGAGGATATACTCAAGAACAGATTGATAAGATTTCTCACAAAAATTTTGAAAATCTTATCAAAAAAATTTTAGTGTAA
- a CDS encoding PIG-L deacetylase family protein: protein MRKKRVIYFALFSALLIGISYMMNWEMAIANFTEKTTLPTFDDPGQRILIIVPHPDDETLGMAGVIQRAVELKRPIKVVIVTSGESYKKAAMVFSGKTNPTPKDFYRFGLARQQESIAAMRVFGLPRKDLIFLGFADGSTRFLWSQCWDNNHPRVSGGIHVAYAPYDTVYKPGIPYTGQNLVNILTEIIKDFKPTDIYYPLADDIHPDHWAVSNFVRYTITAMNLNVREHMFLVHHPQWPVPWMAEKNRPLLPPVDMQDSNSEWQAFDLTQKEIDLKQVAIKQYRTQTEVMEPFLMAFVRKNELFGTKPIINIPAVESKPDLLSKVLSHTLLKVYTGGMLNEELYRSAALTRLGAFYYDNHLYIGLQSAKPISKKVIYHIEMRLFYKDNDIKRVDLGLVNGKIYQYRRAENALTDVLVSKPVIDGNKIWLELKIPHVDNLKCIFMGADSIYRNRLIDKIPWNMYQISQ, encoded by the coding sequence ATGAGGAAAAAACGGGTCATTTATTTTGCTTTGTTTAGCGCTCTTTTAATCGGAATATCTTATATGATGAATTGGGAAATGGCTATCGCAAACTTTACTGAAAAAACTACACTGCCGACTTTTGATGACCCAGGACAAAGAATTCTGATAATAGTTCCTCATCCCGATGATGAAACTTTAGGAATGGCTGGAGTTATTCAAAGAGCCGTAGAACTTAAAAGACCAATTAAAGTTGTAATAGTAACAAGCGGTGAAAGTTACAAAAAAGCTGCAATGGTTTTTAGTGGAAAAACTAATCCTACCCCTAAGGACTTTTATCGCTTTGGGCTTGCAAGACAGCAAGAAAGTATTGCCGCCATGAGAGTATTCGGACTTCCCAGAAAAGATTTGATTTTTTTAGGATTTGCTGACGGCAGCACGAGATTTTTGTGGAGCCAATGCTGGGATAACAATCATCCAAGAGTAAGTGGTGGAATTCATGTTGCATATGCTCCATACGATACAGTATATAAGCCTGGCATCCCTTATACAGGGCAAAATTTAGTAAATATTCTTACTGAAATCATAAAAGATTTTAAGCCAACAGATATATATTATCCTTTGGCAGATGATATACATCCTGACCACTGGGCAGTAAGTAATTTCGTGCGATATACCATTACAGCTATGAATTTAAATGTGAGAGAACACATGTTTTTAGTTCACCATCCTCAGTGGCCTGTGCCTTGGATGGCAGAAAAAAACAGACCATTGTTGCCTCCTGTGGATATGCAAGACAGCAACTCAGAGTGGCAAGCATTTGATTTAACTCAAAAAGAAATAGACCTAAAACAGGTGGCTATAAAACAATACAGGACACAAACAGAAGTGATGGAACCATTTTTAATGGCTTTTGTGAGGAAAAACGAATTATTTGGTACAAAGCCAATTATAAACATACCTGCTGTTGAGTCAAAACCTGATTTGTTAAGTAAAGTTCTTTCTCATACTCTTTTAAAAGTCTACACAGGCGGAATGCTAAATGAAGAGTTATACAGAAGCGCAGCCCTCACACGGTTAGGAGCTTTTTACTATGATAATCATCTATATATTGGTTTACAGTCAGCAAAGCCTATATCAAAAAAAGTAATATATCACATTGAAATGAGACTATTTTACAAAGACAACGACATAAAGCGTGTAGATTTAGGACTTGTCAACGGAAAAATATATCAATACAGAAGAGCAGAAAATGCGCTTACAGATGTATTGGTATCAAAACCTGTAATTGATGGAAATAAAATATGGTTAGAATTAAAAATACCTCATGTTGACAACTTGAAATGCATATTTATGGGGGCAGATTCTATATACAGAAACAGGCTCATTGATAAAATCCCCTGGAATATGTATCAAATAAGCCAATAA
- the hisIE gene encoding bifunctional phosphoribosyl-AMP cyclohydrolase/phosphoribosyl-ATP diphosphatase HisIE translates to MIDIEKLKFDERGLIPVIVQDYNTKQVLMLAYMNEESLKLSLEKKETYFFSRSRNEIWHKGETSGNIQKIKSIFYDCDGDALLIQVEPTGPACHTGNISCFYRSFLEHQEAYDANILGKLYERVKERKEKPVEGSYTNYLFEKGIDKILKKIGEESTEVVLAVKNDSKEEIIYEISDLIYHLIVMLVQKDMQLEDIYKELGRRYYKPNEFKEEHQKNKREK, encoded by the coding sequence ATGATTGATATAGAGAAATTAAAGTTTGATGAAAGAGGTCTTATTCCTGTAATTGTGCAAGACTACAACACAAAACAAGTGCTAATGTTAGCGTATATGAATGAGGAAAGTTTAAAATTAAGCTTGGAAAAGAAAGAGACATATTTTTTTAGCAGAAGTAGAAATGAGATTTGGCACAAAGGGGAAACTTCGGGAAATATTCAAAAGATAAAAAGCATATTTTATGACTGTGATGGAGATGCTTTGTTAATTCAAGTAGAACCAACGGGTCCAGCATGCCATACAGGAAACATAAGCTGTTTTTATAGGAGCTTTTTAGAGCATCAAGAGGCTTATGATGCTAATATATTGGGTAAGCTATATGAGCGAGTAAAAGAAAGAAAAGAAAAACCTGTTGAAGGGTCTTACACTAATTATTTGTTTGAAAAGGGCATAGATAAGATATTGAAAAAGATTGGAGAAGAAAGTACAGAAGTGGTTTTAGCTGTTAAAAATGATTCCAAAGAAGAGATAATTTATGAAATATCAGATTTAATTTATCATTTAATTGTTATGTTAGTTCAAAAGGACATGCAACTTGAGGACATATATAAGGAATTGGGAAGAAGGTATTATAAACCTAATGAATTTAAAGAAGAGCATCAAAAGAACAAAAGGGAGAAATAA
- the hisF gene encoding imidazole glycerol phosphate synthase subunit HisF — translation MLAKRIIPCLDVKDGRVVKGVNFLNLKDAGDPVQIASEYNELGADELVFLDITASYEKRKIMIEVVKRTSEKVFIPLTVGGGISDLDDIKDILRAGADKVSINTQAVKQPTLICQAAVRFGSQCVVVAIDAKRRSDGSGFDVYINGGRVNTGLDAVEWAKKVESLGAGEILLTSMDKDGTKDGYDIELTRRISEAVNIPVIASGGAGKKEHFKEVFTEGKADAALAASVFHYRELEIKEVKKYLKEEGIPVRI, via the coding sequence ATGCTTGCAAAAAGAATAATTCCTTGTTTAGATGTGAAAGACGGAAGGGTAGTAAAAGGAGTTAACTTTTTAAATTTAAAAGATGCGGGAGACCCTGTCCAGATAGCATCAGAGTACAATGAATTAGGAGCAGATGAGCTTGTATTTTTGGACATTACTGCTTCTTATGAAAAACGAAAAATAATGATAGAAGTTGTAAAAAGGACTTCTGAAAAAGTATTTATTCCTTTAACTGTTGGTGGTGGAATTTCAGACCTTGACGATATAAAAGATATTCTAAGAGCAGGGGCTGATAAGGTTTCAATAAATACCCAAGCTGTGAAACAACCAACCCTTATTTGTCAGGCCGCTGTGCGTTTTGGAAGCCAATGTGTGGTCGTAGCAATTGATGCCAAGAGGCGAAGTGATGGCTCGGGCTTTGATGTGTATATAAATGGCGGAAGGGTAAACACAGGACTTGATGCTGTTGAGTGGGCTAAAAAAGTAGAGTCTTTAGGAGCAGGAGAAATACTTCTTACAAGTATGGACAAAGACGGTACTAAAGATGGGTATGATATAGAACTTACAAGGAGGATAAGCGAGGCTGTAAATATTCCTGTTATAGCTTCTGGAGGTGCAGGAAAGAAAGAGCATTTTAAAGAGGTTTTTACTGAAGGCAAAGCTGATGCTGCGTTAGCGGCTTCTGTGTTTCATTACAGGGAGTTGGAAATAAAAGAAGTTAAAAAATATTTAAAAGAAGAGGGTATACCAGTGAGAATTTAA
- the hisA gene encoding 1-(5-phosphoribosyl)-5-[(5-phosphoribosylamino)methylideneamino]imidazole-4-carboxamide isomerase, with product MVLIPAIDIMEEKCVRLTKGDFNTKEVYYENPVDVAKMWEELGAKRIHVVDLDGAKQGHLVNGKVIEQIIKNCKAEIEVGGGIRNRETIDYLFSVGVKYVILGSAAIYDNDLLLYSLFNYGERTIVGIDSKNGEVAVSGWLEKTKIKDVELAKKMKEIGVKTIIFTDISKDGTLNGPNFKALENILKTGVQVIASGGISSIEDLKKLKEMGAYGAIIGKALYTGKINLETLWR from the coding sequence ATGGTTTTAATACCTGCAATTGATATTATGGAAGAAAAATGTGTAAGGCTTACAAAAGGAGATTTTAATACCAAAGAGGTTTATTATGAAAATCCCGTTGACGTAGCAAAAATGTGGGAGGAATTAGGAGCAAAGAGAATTCATGTGGTAGATTTAGATGGGGCAAAACAAGGTCATTTGGTAAATGGCAAGGTCATCGAACAGATTATAAAAAACTGTAAAGCCGAGATAGAAGTAGGTGGAGGAATAAGGAATAGAGAAACTATCGATTATCTTTTTTCTGTAGGTGTTAAGTATGTAATTTTAGGTTCAGCGGCAATATATGACAACGACCTTCTTCTTTATTCCCTTTTCAATTACGGAGAAAGGACGATAGTAGGTATAGATTCAAAGAATGGAGAAGTTGCCGTAAGTGGATGGCTTGAAAAGACTAAAATAAAAGATGTTGAGTTAGCTAAAAAAATGAAAGAAATAGGAGTAAAAACGATAATTTTCACTGATATTTCTAAGGATGGAACTCTTAATGGACCAAATTTTAAAGCTTTAGAAAATATTTTAAAAACAGGTGTTCAAGTGATAGCATCAGGAGGTATATCCTCAATTGAGGATTTAAAAAAGCTTAAAGAGATGGGAGCATATGGTGCGATAATTGGAAAAGCCCTTTATACTGGGAAAATAAATCTAGAAACTCTTTGGAGGTAA
- the hisH gene encoding imidazole glycerol phosphate synthase subunit HisH yields the protein MIGIIDYGMGNLRSVEKAFEYVGYEAKIIKDVDSVKEAHALVLPGVGAFPDAMDTLIKTGMLEEIKRQIDKGKLFLGICLGMQLLFEKGFEIKETEGFKIFKGQVIELPKHNKIPHMGWNSLEIKRETSLLKGVENGDYAYFVHSYYVANNEEKYVYAVTDYGVQIPAVIIKDNVFSCQFHPEKSGKVGLKILKNFGEMAKWF from the coding sequence TTGATAGGGATTATTGACTATGGAATGGGAAATTTAAGAAGTGTAGAAAAGGCATTTGAATACGTAGGCTATGAGGCAAAAATTATAAAAGATGTAGACTCGGTGAAAGAGGCTCATGCATTAGTTCTTCCTGGAGTGGGCGCTTTCCCTGATGCGATGGATACTCTCATTAAAACAGGCATGTTAGAGGAGATAAAAAGACAAATCGACAAAGGTAAGTTGTTTCTTGGGATATGTTTGGGGATGCAGCTTTTATTTGAAAAAGGCTTTGAGATAAAGGAAACTGAGGGCTTTAAGATTTTTAAAGGGCAAGTAATAGAACTTCCAAAGCATAACAAAATTCCTCACATGGGATGGAATAGTCTTGAAATAAAAAGGGAAACTTCACTTCTTAAAGGAGTGGAGAATGGAGATTATGCGTATTTTGTTCATTCTTATTATGTAGCCAACAATGAAGAGAAATATGTGTATGCAGTGACTGATTATGGTGTTCAGATTCCTGCAGTTATAATTAAAGACAATGTTTTTTCTTGTCAATTTCATCCTGAGAAGAGCGGAAAAGTGGGACTTAAAATTTTAAAGAATTTTGGAGAGATGGCAAAATGGTTTTAA
- the hisB gene encoding imidazoleglycerol-phosphate dehydratase HisB — translation MRKAEVKRKTRETDIYVELNIDGKGNYDIATGIGFFDHMLSLFARHGLFDLKVVAKGDLEVDTHHTVEDVGIVLGNAFLKAAGDKKSIKRFSTFYVPMDEALVRVSVDISGRPFLYCDLPLKAERVGNFETENVEEFLRAFAYNFGITLHVELLHGSNSHHIIEATFKALGRALDEALKIDEKVEGIPSTKGIL, via the coding sequence ATGAGGAAGGCGGAAGTTAAAAGAAAAACTAGAGAGACGGATATATACGTTGAACTTAATATTGACGGAAAAGGAAATTATGACATAGCTACAGGAATAGGTTTTTTTGACCACATGCTTTCTTTATTTGCCAGGCATGGACTTTTTGATTTAAAAGTGGTGGCAAAGGGAGATTTAGAGGTAGACACTCATCATACTGTTGAAGACGTAGGTATTGTATTGGGTAATGCTTTTTTAAAGGCTGCCGGCGATAAAAAATCTATTAAGAGGTTTAGTACTTTTTATGTACCCATGGACGAAGCCTTAGTGAGAGTTTCTGTAGACATAAGTGGAAGGCCTTTTTTATACTGTGATTTGCCTTTAAAAGCTGAAAGAGTTGGAAATTTTGAAACGGAAAATGTGGAGGAATTTTTGAGAGCTTTTGCTTACAACTTTGGCATTACACTGCATGTGGAGCTTTTGCACGGCAGTAACAGTCATCACATTATAGAGGCAACTTTTAAAGCACTGGGGAGGGCTCTTGATGAAGCGCTAAAGATAGATGAAAAGGTAGAAGGGATACCTTCTACTAAAGGGATTTTATAA
- the hisC gene encoding histidinol-phosphate transaminase — MIENLVREEIKGFKNYEVHSIPYRYKMDANETPFELPEEVIKNIQEIVKYSQVNVYPDPTAEKLKEELARYCGVVPTNIFVGNGSDEIIHLIMLAFINKGDVVAYPHPSFAMYSVYSKIAGAVEIPVRLREDYNYDVDSFIKVIEKYQPKLVFLCNPNNPTGSVIEREDIIKIIQKSNGIVVVDEAYFEFYGNTIVDAINEFENLIVLRTLSKAFGLAGLRVGYAVANENILKYLNLVKSPYNINSLSQVIALKVLRTDVLKERINYILEERERLIKELGKIPGVKVYPSKTNFILVKFKDADYVYKGLLERGILVRDFSKVEGLEGALRITVSSCEANDYLINGLKELLL, encoded by the coding sequence ATGATTGAGAATTTGGTGAGAGAAGAAATTAAAGGATTTAAAAATTATGAAGTGCACAGTATTCCCTACAGATATAAGATGGATGCAAATGAAACGCCTTTTGAACTTCCTGAAGAAGTGATAAAAAATATTCAAGAGATTGTAAAATATTCCCAAGTAAATGTATATCCAGACCCTACTGCAGAAAAGTTAAAAGAAGAATTGGCACGATATTGTGGAGTAGTGCCTACAAACATATTTGTGGGAAATGGCTCGGATGAGATAATCCACCTTATTATGCTGGCTTTCATAAACAAAGGTGATGTGGTAGCATATCCTCATCCTTCTTTTGCTATGTACAGTGTATACAGCAAAATCGCGGGAGCAGTCGAAATACCTGTAAGGTTGAGAGAAGATTATAATTACGATGTTGATAGTTTTATTAAAGTTATAGAAAAATATCAGCCTAAATTAGTGTTTTTGTGCAACCCTAATAATCCAACAGGAAGTGTTATAGAAAGAGAAGATATAATTAAAATAATACAAAAGAGCAATGGAATTGTAGTTGTTGACGAAGCTTATTTTGAGTTTTATGGTAATACAATTGTAGATGCTATAAATGAATTTGAAAACTTGATTGTTTTAAGAACCTTATCTAAGGCTTTTGGGCTTGCCGGTTTGAGAGTGGGATATGCTGTGGCTAACGAGAATATTTTAAAGTATTTAAACCTTGTGAAATCACCTTATAACATTAACTCTTTATCTCAAGTAATAGCTTTGAAGGTTTTAAGGACAGATGTTTTAAAAGAAAGAATTAACTACATTTTAGAAGAAAGAGAGCGTCTTATAAAAGAGCTAGGCAAAATTCCTGGCGTTAAAGTTTATCCCTCAAAAACGAATTTTATATTGGTAAAATTTAAAGATGCAGATTATGTGTACAAAGGACTTTTAGAACGAGGAATTTTGGTGAGGGATTTTTCAAAGGTAGAAGGGCTTGAAGGAGCTTTAAGGATAACAGTGAGTAGTTGCGAGGCTAATGATTATTTAATAAATGGGTTAAAGGAGTTATTGCTATGA
- the hisD gene encoding histidinol dehydrogenase translates to MIEIFDFRKGIDNGILQKLHNRSKLENKEIAKKVEEIISNVRERKDKALFEYTYMFDGINLDKSTVKVTKEEIKNAYKEVEGEFLKAIDKAIKNITEFHEKQKQSTWMDFKEGIVYGQIIRPLSQVGIYVPGGTAAYPSSVLMNGIPAKVAGVERIVMVSPASKKGINPYVLVAADRIGINEIYKVGGAQAVAALAFGTESIPKVDKIVGPGNIFVAMAKRALYGHVDIDMVAGPSEVLVIADETANPKYVAADLLSQAEHDVMASSILVTTSLEVAQQVKIEIERQMEYLERKEIIEKSLKNFGAIIVVNDLQEAIGIANDIAPEHLELNISNAFEIIGEIKNAGAVFVGEYSPEPLGDYLAGPNHVLPTSGTARFFSPLSVTDFIKKMNILYYSKDSLREVKEDVITLANSEGLTAHANSIKVRF, encoded by the coding sequence ATGATTGAGATATTTGATTTTCGAAAGGGAATTGACAATGGCATTTTGCAAAAGCTTCACAACAGAAGTAAATTAGAGAATAAAGAAATAGCAAAAAAAGTGGAAGAAATAATTTCAAACGTAAGAGAGAGAAAAGACAAAGCTTTGTTTGAGTATACTTACATGTTTGACGGAATAAATCTTGACAAAAGTACTGTAAAAGTTACGAAAGAGGAAATAAAAAATGCTTATAAAGAAGTGGAAGGAGAATTTTTAAAAGCGATTGACAAAGCTATCAAAAACATAACAGAATTTCATGAAAAGCAAAAACAGTCTACTTGGATGGATTTTAAAGAAGGTATAGTTTATGGGCAGATAATAAGACCTCTTTCTCAAGTTGGCATTTATGTTCCAGGGGGAACTGCTGCATATCCTTCTTCAGTTTTGATGAATGGAATACCTGCTAAAGTTGCAGGGGTTGAAAGGATAGTGATGGTTTCACCAGCTAGCAAAAAGGGTATAAACCCTTACGTATTGGTGGCTGCAGACAGGATAGGTATAAATGAAATATATAAAGTTGGAGGCGCACAGGCTGTTGCAGCCTTGGCCTTTGGTACAGAGTCAATACCTAAGGTGGATAAAATAGTTGGCCCGGGAAATATTTTTGTCGCAATGGCTAAAAGAGCTCTTTATGGACATGTGGATATTGATATGGTGGCAGGTCCCAGTGAAGTTTTAGTTATAGCTGACGAAACTGCTAATCCTAAATATGTGGCGGCGGATCTATTGTCACAGGCGGAACATGATGTAATGGCATCTTCAATACTTGTAACCACATCTTTGGAGGTTGCGCAACAAGTAAAAATAGAAATTGAAAGGCAAATGGAATATCTTGAAAGGAAAGAAATAATTGAAAAGTCTTTGAAAAATTTTGGCGCGATAATTGTTGTAAATGATTTACAAGAAGCAATTGGTATTGCAAACGACATAGCTCCAGAGCATTTAGAGCTTAACATTTCCAATGCCTTTGAAATAATTGGTGAAATCAAGAATGCAGGAGCAGTCTTTGTGGGAGAATATTCTCCAGAACCCTTAGGGGACTACCTTGCTGGCCCTAACCATGTACTTCCTACTAGTGGAACAGCAAGGTTTTTCTCGCCTCTTTCTGTGACGGACTTTATCAAAAAGATGAATATTCTCTATTATTCTAAAGATTCTTTGAGAGAGGTAAAAGAGGATGTAATCACTTTAGCAAATTCAGAAGGGCTTACCGCTCATGCTAATTCTATAAAAGTGAGGTTTTAA
- the hisG gene encoding ATP phosphoribosyltransferase has translation MENISIALPKGRMADSAITLFEKAAIAENVLKDISRKLVVNDQKNSMKFMLVKPMDVPTYVEHGAADLGICGKDILLEQKKDCYEVLDLKFGFCKMVVAGPKEAKDSFLTNKRVATKFPNIAEEFFRQKGENVEIIKLNGSVELAPIVGLSEVIVDIVETGNTLRENGLIVIEEIFPSSARLIVNKASLKTKSQRIKEIIIKLKEVVETFKEVKND, from the coding sequence ATGGAAAATATCTCTATCGCTTTGCCAAAGGGCAGAATGGCAGATAGTGCTATAACTTTGTTTGAAAAGGCAGCAATTGCTGAGAATGTTTTAAAAGATATTTCTCGAAAACTTGTGGTGAATGACCAAAAAAATTCTATGAAGTTTATGTTGGTAAAGCCAATGGATGTGCCCACATATGTAGAACACGGGGCAGCTGATTTGGGGATTTGTGGAAAAGATATTCTCTTAGAACAAAAAAAAGATTGCTATGAAGTTTTAGATTTAAAATTTGGTTTTTGTAAAATGGTGGTTGCGGGGCCTAAAGAGGCAAAGGACAGTTTTCTTACTAATAAAAGAGTTGCAACAAAGTTTCCCAATATTGCAGAAGAATTTTTCAGGCAAAAGGGAGAAAATGTAGAAATAATTAAGCTGAATGGTTCTGTGGAGCTTGCTCCTATTGTGGGGTTGTCAGAGGTAATTGTAGACATTGTAGAGACAGGTAATACTTTAAGAGAAAATGGTCTTATAGTCATTGAAGAAATTTTTCCTTCCAGTGCGAGATTGATAGTGAATAAAGCCAGTCTTAAAACAAAAAGCCAGAGAATAAAAGAGATAATTATAAAATTAAAAGAGGTTGTGGAAACTTTTAAGGAGGTCAAAAATGATTGA